In one window of Hevea brasiliensis isolate MT/VB/25A 57/8 chromosome 10, ASM3005281v1, whole genome shotgun sequence DNA:
- the LOC110647692 gene encoding senescence-specific cysteine protease SAG39-like translates to MALEWPMQCWFAFVLILTIWPNQATSRDLHKSLSMAERHKQWMEKYGKAYKDDNEKQRHLQIFKNNVEYIESFNAAGAKPYRLGINQFADQTNDEFKAFRKGYKRPRDARLGKTSFKYENVTVVPANLDWRKKGAVTPIKNQGHCGSCWAFSAVAATEGINQITTGTLISLSEQELVDCDTKGNDQGCEGGYMEDAFKFIINNRGISSEANYPYNETDGTCNTTMKAFPAAKITGYEQVPANNETELLKAVANQPISVSVDAGGDFMFYESGVFTGDCGTDLDHGIAAVGYGNTSEGVKYWLVKNSWGVEWGEEGYIRMERDVAAKEGLCGIAIDSSYPIA, encoded by the exons ATGGCTTTAGAATGGCCAATGCAATGTTGGTTTGCTTTCGTCCTAATTTTGACAATCTGGCCTAATCAAGCTACTTCCCGCGACCTCCACAAGTCATTATCTATGGCTGAGAGACATAAGCAGTGGATGGAAAAATATGGAAAGGCTTATAAGGATGACAATGAGAAGCAAAGACacttacaaatattcaagaacaaTGTTGAGTACATAGAGTCCTTCAATGCTGCTGGGGCCAAACCCTACAGGTTAGGCATTAACCAATTTGCAGATCAGACCAATGATGAGTTTAAGGCTTTTCGTAAAGGATATAAGAGGCCCAGAGATGCAAGGTTGGGGAAAACGTCATTTAAGTATGAAAATGTGACTGTCGTACCTGCTAACTTGGACTGGAGAAAGAAAGGAGCTGTTACTCCTATAAAGAATCAAGGCCACTGCG GCAGTTGTTGGGCTTTCTCAGCAGTGGCAGCCACTGAGGGGATCAACCAGATAACTACAGGCACATTGATCTCTCTATCCGAGCAAGAGCTTGTGGATTGTGACACTAAAGGTAATGATCAAGGCTGTGAGGGTGGTTATATGGAAGATGCATTCAAGTTCATAATAAACAACCGAGGCATAAGCAGTGAAGCTAATTACCCCTACAACGAAACTGATGGAACTTGTAACACAACAATGAAAGCTTTCCCTGCAGCTAAAATAACTGGATATGAACAAGTTCCTGCCAACAATGAGACAGAGCTGTTGAAAGCAGTAGCCAACCAGCCAATATCTGTTTCGGTTGATGCTGGAGGAGACTTCATGTTCTACGAAAGTGGTGTTTTCACTGGAGATTGTGGAACTGACCTAGACCATGGGATCGCAGCAGTTGGTTATGGTAACACTAGTGAAGGTGTCAAATATTGGCTTGTCAAGAATTCTTGGGGTGTTGAATGGGGTGAAGAAGGATACATCAGGATGGAAAGAGATGTTGCTGCTAAGGAAGGCCTCTGTGGAATAGCTATAGATTCCTCTTATCCCATTGCCTAA